In a genomic window of Shouchella clausii:
- a CDS encoding carbohydrate ABC transporter permease, whose protein sequence is MRPTQSTVQPSLKRKPMKGSFRNDFVAYLIISPWLIGFLGLVIGPMLASLYFSFTNYDMLSPAVWTGLDNYKNVLLNDPRFVQSLKVTLIFVFVSTPLKLIFALLLALLFNTGRKGTGLFTTIYYIPSIIGGSVAIAVVWRQLFGREGAINTLFASVGLDGINWLGDPSYALSILIVLVVWQFGSPLIIFLAGLRQIPQELYEAASVDGASTLTRFFRITLPMLTPVIFFNLIMQTIGAFMTFTQAFLITNGGPMDATNFYAVYLYETAFEHLRMGYASAMAWILLVIIGVITLILFATSKYWVHYEGGSK, encoded by the coding sequence ATGAGACCTACGCAAAGCACCGTTCAACCTTCTCTTAAACGCAAACCAATGAAAGGATCGTTTCGCAACGATTTCGTTGCCTACTTGATCATTTCTCCTTGGCTAATTGGCTTTTTAGGATTAGTCATAGGGCCGATGCTAGCATCCCTTTATTTTTCGTTTACGAATTATGACATGCTTTCACCTGCAGTTTGGACAGGGCTCGACAATTACAAAAACGTGTTGCTCAATGACCCGCGTTTTGTCCAGTCTTTAAAAGTCACACTTATATTCGTGTTTGTCTCTACGCCTCTAAAGCTGATTTTTGCCTTATTGCTGGCGCTGCTCTTTAATACAGGAAGAAAAGGGACAGGGCTGTTTACGACGATTTATTACATTCCCTCCATCATTGGCGGGAGTGTTGCGATCGCCGTTGTGTGGCGCCAGCTATTTGGCCGCGAAGGCGCAATTAATACGTTATTTGCCTCTGTTGGCCTTGATGGCATCAATTGGCTCGGCGATCCGTCATACGCGCTATCGATTTTAATTGTGCTTGTCGTTTGGCAATTTGGTTCGCCGCTCATTATCTTTTTGGCAGGGCTAAGGCAAATTCCCCAGGAGCTTTATGAAGCAGCAAGCGTTGATGGTGCGTCTACATTGACTCGTTTCTTTCGAATCACGTTGCCGATGTTGACGCCTGTCATTTTCTTTAATTTAATCATGCAAACAATTGGAGCGTTTATGACATTTACACAAGCGTTTTTAATTACAAATGGTGGGCCAATGGATGCGACTAATTTTTACGCGGTCTATTTATATGAAACGGCATTTGAGCATTTACGAATGGGCTATGCGTCGGCAATGGCATGGATTTTGCTTGTCATCATCGGCGTGATTACGCTTATTTTGTTTGCGACGTCCAAATATTGGGTGCATTATGAGGGGGGAAGCAAATGA
- a CDS encoding FIMAH domain-containing protein, with product MAVCFRNIAIALICLALCLPLSKSGQAVANGQPDYLNVVITEVADDSVTLEWNKLKEADSYKVYWADKDTDLMEYEEIAETEEQAFVFNGSTHVNHFFKVAPIKNGDEGRRSSAVKSPVEKQFDVQLEALDRGLVAVDTGEGVFLSWRLLKEEAVGYSDHGLVGTVFNVYRDGQFLKTVTDSTNYLDEHGTPTSSYYVSAINGGGEEASDVVHPWENGYYELPLRKPEDGVTPAGEAYTYHANDMSVGDVNGDGQYEFFVKWEPTNSKDVSQKGYTGNTYIDAYTLTGDLLYRIDLGKNIRSGAHYTQLLVYDFDGDGKAELMFKTAPGTKVITFTGDGKVESETYITMPQEDVEAGYSHEDDYRMSADDYYAHVVEMFIGWHEHEEVKNGNWPETLEEAFGIEPLYDYPLSRGDAEALADYFIDEYAPSRSANNQLRDFEGFIVEGPEYLTVFAGETGQELQTIHYKPGREDDGLMWGDYAMNRIEPGNRVDRFLAGVAYLDGEKPSAIFARGYYTRTTLVAYDWDGEQLHENWFVDSGWTPMENPFHDSPHGVDGTNDEYATLTTQGAHSLSVADVDGDGKHEIIYGAATIDDDGTLLYSSFAELPPESAAPGEMARLGHGDALHVADIDPDRPGLESFMVFEGAQYAPYGFALRDARTGDVLYGEYSGRDTGRGMVGDVIPGERGLETWAVGLYSASGKRLGTEQPGTNMNIKWSPDMTTQIVNGALDETPTIDDWQRGRLLTAEGTRTNNGTKGNPSLVADIFGDWREELLVRTEDSSAIRIYMNTERTERKLYTLMHDPQYRTGIAWQNVTYNQPSYPSFYFASDIDWAYVPLFNEHEEDRFVFLEKATEAFIVAGEVQGPLVVQLTQSLKQAKHHNEAGRTKQALSFIDKYKRHLHNRANERHVSKEAKEQLNRHVETALQQWESGQK from the coding sequence GCCGAGACGGAAGAACAGGCATTTGTGTTTAACGGTTCGACTCATGTCAACCACTTTTTTAAAGTCGCTCCTATCAAAAACGGCGATGAAGGAAGGCGTTCTTCCGCTGTAAAATCCCCTGTGGAAAAGCAGTTCGATGTGCAATTGGAAGCGCTTGACCGTGGCTTAGTAGCGGTTGATACAGGAGAAGGCGTTTTTTTAAGTTGGCGGCTGTTGAAGGAAGAAGCGGTCGGCTATTCTGACCATGGATTGGTCGGCACGGTTTTTAACGTTTACCGCGATGGACAATTTCTTAAAACGGTAACCGACAGCACCAACTATTTGGATGAGCATGGAACGCCAACGTCTAGTTATTATGTAAGCGCTATCAATGGTGGGGGGGAAGAGGCGAGTGACGTTGTTCATCCGTGGGAAAACGGCTATTATGAGTTGCCGTTGCGAAAGCCCGAGGATGGTGTAACCCCTGCAGGAGAAGCGTACACGTACCATGCCAATGACATGAGTGTCGGCGATGTCAATGGCGATGGCCAGTATGAGTTTTTTGTGAAATGGGAACCGACAAATTCTAAAGACGTGTCACAAAAAGGTTACACCGGAAACACCTATATTGATGCCTATACATTGACTGGCGATTTGCTATACCGGATAGACCTTGGTAAAAACATCCGTTCCGGGGCTCATTACACGCAGCTGCTTGTTTACGATTTTGATGGCGACGGCAAGGCGGAACTGATGTTTAAAACTGCACCAGGGACAAAGGTGATCACATTCACTGGGGATGGCAAAGTCGAATCGGAAACGTATATTACGATGCCGCAGGAAGACGTGGAAGCAGGTTACAGCCATGAAGACGATTACCGGATGAGTGCCGATGATTATTATGCCCATGTGGTCGAGATGTTTATCGGTTGGCATGAGCATGAAGAAGTAAAAAACGGCAATTGGCCAGAGACGCTTGAAGAGGCTTTCGGGATCGAACCGCTGTATGACTATCCTTTAAGCCGCGGAGATGCGGAGGCGTTAGCCGATTATTTTATCGATGAATACGCCCCTTCGAGAAGTGCGAACAACCAATTGCGGGATTTTGAAGGTTTTATCGTTGAAGGCCCTGAGTATTTAACGGTGTTTGCAGGCGAGACAGGACAGGAATTACAAACAATTCATTATAAACCAGGGCGAGAAGACGATGGCCTTATGTGGGGCGACTATGCGATGAACCGGATTGAGCCAGGCAATCGTGTCGATCGCTTTTTAGCAGGGGTTGCATACTTGGATGGTGAAAAGCCTTCTGCCATTTTTGCGAGAGGCTATTACACAAGAACCACACTTGTTGCCTATGATTGGGACGGCGAACAACTGCACGAGAATTGGTTTGTTGACAGCGGCTGGACACCGATGGAAAACCCATTTCACGATTCACCACATGGCGTAGACGGAACCAATGACGAATACGCCACCCTCACCACACAAGGGGCACATTCATTGAGTGTTGCCGATGTCGACGGGGATGGCAAACATGAGATTATTTATGGTGCTGCAACGATTGACGATGACGGGACGCTCCTGTATAGCTCGTTTGCTGAATTGCCTCCCGAAAGTGCAGCTCCAGGTGAAATGGCACGATTAGGCCATGGCGATGCCCTTCATGTTGCCGATATTGATCCAGACAGGCCAGGGTTGGAATCATTTATGGTTTTTGAAGGGGCCCAGTATGCGCCGTATGGTTTCGCTTTACGCGATGCGCGTACAGGCGATGTCCTTTACGGAGAGTATAGCGGCCGAGACACTGGCCGAGGCATGGTTGGCGATGTCATCCCTGGCGAGCGCGGCCTCGAAACGTGGGCCGTCGGCTTATACAGTGCGTCAGGCAAGCGTTTAGGCACCGAGCAGCCAGGCACAAACATGAATATTAAATGGTCCCCTGACATGACCACACAAATTGTCAATGGCGCGCTTGACGAGACACCGACGATTGATGATTGGCAACGAGGGCGTTTGTTGACAGCGGAAGGGACAAGGACAAACAACGGAACGAAAGGCAATCCGTCCCTTGTTGCAGACATATTTGGCGATTGGCGGGAAGAGCTTCTCGTCCGCACAGAAGACAGCTCTGCAATTCGTATTTATATGAACACAGAACGAACAGAGAGAAAACTGTACACATTGATGCATGATCCCCAATACCGAACGGGGATTGCTTGGCAAAATGTCACTTACAACCAACCTTCTTATCCGAGCTTCTACTTTGCTTCGGATATTGATTGGGCGTATGTGCCATTGTTCAATGAACACGAGGAAGACCGATTCGTCTTTTTGGAAAAAGCAACAGAAGCGTTTATTGTGGCGGGCGAAGTCCAAGGCCCACTCGTTGTCCAGCTTACCCAATCTCTTAAGCAGGCAAAGCACCATAACGAAGCAGGACGGACGAAGCAAGCGCTCTCGTTTATTGACAAATATAAGCGCCATTTGCATAACAGGGCAAACGAACGCCATGTATCGAAAGAAGCAAAAGAACAGCTAAATCGCCATGTCGAAACAGCCTTGCAACAATGGGAATCAGGCCAAAAATAA
- a CDS encoding ABC transporter substrate-binding protein, which yields MKKKRSIVLYSTLALSVFAVTGCQVGTGGEDNGSTASGDNVLRVAWWGGQERHTMTLDVIDLFEEKYPDITVEPEYTTWDNYWERLTTQAAGSNLPDVVQLDYTKMNEYISRNLLKDLAPLIEDGSIDLSNVDDVYQDVNTIDDSVYGISLGSNALGMLYNAELFTEHGIELDEGYTYDDMKAAMLELKSALGDGFYGYDFNNTEFDLFFAYARQNGESVFNETGDGLGYSDETLISYFQFIQEMIEDEAAPPHELTMEYIQGGDSTIADGTTSMLLIASNQIIGQQALTEAELDLKPLPEMEGGTEGNWIRPSMSFAISEHTNQEEHAALFIDFITNDPEANEILQAERGVPISAEIRSHLEGKVSPEVEKTFAYLEYVAENSASADPLPPPGESEVRAAFLRIVESLKYGQTTPEDGAEQFRQQAESILK from the coding sequence GTGAAAAAAAAGCGGAGCATTGTTCTTTATTCGACATTAGCCTTATCGGTCTTTGCGGTGACAGGTTGCCAAGTTGGAACGGGAGGGGAAGACAACGGTTCTACCGCCAGCGGCGACAATGTTTTACGGGTTGCATGGTGGGGCGGGCAGGAGCGCCATACAATGACACTTGACGTGATCGATCTGTTTGAAGAAAAATATCCTGATATAACGGTTGAGCCAGAGTACACGACCTGGGACAACTATTGGGAACGGCTAACGACACAAGCCGCAGGAAGCAACTTGCCCGATGTCGTCCAATTAGACTATACGAAAATGAACGAGTACATTTCTAGAAATTTATTGAAAGATTTGGCTCCTCTGATCGAGGACGGCTCGATTGATTTGTCCAATGTGGATGATGTCTACCAAGATGTAAATACAATTGACGACTCGGTATATGGGATTTCACTCGGCTCCAATGCTCTCGGCATGCTTTACAACGCCGAGCTGTTCACCGAACATGGCATTGAGCTAGATGAAGGCTATACGTACGATGATATGAAAGCAGCGATGCTGGAATTAAAAAGCGCACTTGGCGATGGCTTTTATGGCTACGACTTTAACAATACCGAATTTGATTTGTTTTTCGCCTATGCAAGGCAGAATGGCGAAAGTGTGTTTAATGAAACAGGCGACGGGCTTGGCTACTCTGATGAAACGCTCATTTCTTATTTTCAATTTATCCAAGAAATGATTGAAGACGAAGCAGCGCCGCCCCATGAATTAACGATGGAATATATTCAAGGCGGAGATTCAACGATTGCAGACGGAACGACAAGCATGCTGCTGATCGCGAGCAATCAGATTATTGGGCAGCAGGCGTTAACGGAAGCAGAATTAGATTTGAAACCGCTTCCTGAGATGGAGGGGGGGACGGAAGGCAACTGGATAAGGCCAAGCATGTCGTTCGCCATTAGCGAGCATACGAACCAGGAAGAACATGCCGCGCTGTTTATTGACTTTATAACAAATGACCCTGAAGCAAATGAAATCCTCCAAGCCGAGCGGGGCGTGCCGATTTCAGCTGAAATCCGTTCCCATCTTGAGGGGAAAGTCTCGCCAGAAGTCGAAAAAACGTTTGCGTACTTAGAATATGTCGCTGAGAACTCGGCGTCAGCCGATCCGCTGCCCCCGCCTGGTGAAAGTGAAGTGCGCGCTGCCTTCTTACGGATTGTGGAGTCGTTAAAATACGGGCAAACCACACCGGAAGATGGAGCCGAACAGTTTCGCCAGCAAGCAGAATCGATCTTAAAGTAA